TGACAAGAAAGCGAAGGATGCAGGAATCACCTGCGTTCTTGGCATAGGCAGTTCGCCAGGCATAACCAATGTGTGCGGGGCAGCGGGCGCAAAGAGGCTCGACTCTGTGAAGGACATAAGCATCTACTGCACCTGGGGTACTAAGATCAAGAGCGACAGTGCAGCCTTTCCGTCATATTCGATCAGGACGGTCCTTGACGAGATCACGCAGGAGCCAGGGATCGTGGAGAATGGGGTGAAGAAGAAGGTGCCAGTGCTCTCAGGTATGAAGGAGGTTCTGATGCCGGATCCAGCGGGGAAGGTCGTTGCCTACTACATAAAGCATTCAGAGCCCGCAACGATGGCGGATTTCATAGGCAAGGGGACCAAGAACGTGAGCTTCAGGATAGGATTCCCGGCGAACGACTTCTCCACGTTCAAAACTATTGCTCAATTGGGGTTTGGGAGCACCGAGAAGATGGATTCTGCCATCTCCCCCAAGGATTTCATCACAAGCATGTACCTCAAGGCTGTGGAGTCCTCGCGAAACTCGAGTACGCCAATGGACGAGTTCGATTACTTCAGGGTGGACGTCGATGGAAAGAAGAACGGCAAGGACGCCAGCGTCGTGTTCTATGTCAAGACCTGGAACGATCCCGACAAAGGCATACCTTCTGCTAGGGACACGTCTGTCCCCCCATCCATAGTTGCGGACTGGCTCGTGAGGGGCAAGATGCGCAAGAGGGGCGCGTTGCCACCTGAGGCGTGCATTGAACCCGAACCGTTCTTCAAAGAACTTGCGAAGAGGAAGATACTCGTCGAGGAGGAGCTGCAGACGACGAAGTCGTTCTACTGAGCGAGAGAGGGCGGCAGACGATACGGTGTGTTTGAATG
The Candidatus Thermoplasmatota archaeon genome window above contains:
- a CDS encoding saccharopine dehydrogenase NADP-binding domain-containing protein — encoded protein: MKVLVVGASGQIGAWTVHDLVNYYDADVIAADLSLDRVKKLAEQIGKDNVMPIKLDASNTEELRKAAKGVDVIHNSAWYELNLKIMPVAMDLGVHYSDLGGFYDRTFEQLKYDKKAKDAGITCVLGIGSSPGITNVCGAAGAKRLDSVKDISIYCTWGTKIKSDSAAFPSYSIRTVLDEITQEPGIVENGVKKKVPVLSGMKEVLMPDPAGKVVAYYIKHSEPATMADFIGKGTKNVSFRIGFPANDFSTFKTIAQLGFGSTEKMDSAISPKDFITSMYLKAVESSRNSSTPMDEFDYFRVDVDGKKNGKDASVVFYVKTWNDPDKGIPSARDTSVPPSIVADWLVRGKMRKRGALPPEACIEPEPFFKELAKRKILVEEELQTTKSFY